A region from the Mesotoga sp. UBA6090 genome encodes:
- a CDS encoding pirin family protein, whose protein sequence is MGKIRRTKRIVTGRAAVDGAGVKLVRVVGHRDVEDFDPFLLLDAFDSSDPEDYVKGFPWHPHRGIETVTYLVSGVIEHGDSLGNKGEILDGDCQWMTAGSGIIHQEMPKPAERMLGVQLWLNLPAKDKMVDPQYGDIKSENVPIVSEEGARIRLIAGSYKELAGAFEGRYVKATYLDVEVDAGKEWSYNSEDGSTLFIYILLGSGIFDPERSEVIENKRAVLFDEGELFWVKAGTEGIRFLLLSGKPLKEPVAWGGPIVMNTNEELELAFRELSDNSFVKSDRR, encoded by the coding sequence GTGGGCAAAATCCGAAGGACAAAGAGGATCGTAACCGGAAGAGCAGCCGTTGATGGAGCAGGTGTGAAGCTTGTTAGAGTAGTGGGCCACAGAGACGTTGAGGATTTCGACCCCTTTCTATTGCTTGATGCCTTTGATTCCAGCGACCCGGAGGACTATGTCAAGGGGTTCCCGTGGCATCCTCACAGGGGCATCGAGACCGTAACTTATCTTGTAAGCGGGGTGATTGAGCACGGTGACAGCCTGGGTAACAAAGGAGAGATACTGGATGGGGACTGTCAGTGGATGACCGCAGGTTCGGGAATTATCCACCAGGAGATGCCAAAGCCAGCAGAGAGGATGCTGGGAGTTCAGTTGTGGTTGAATCTTCCGGCAAAGGACAAGATGGTTGACCCTCAGTACGGAGACATCAAGAGTGAAAACGTTCCGATTGTAAGTGAAGAAGGTGCAAGAATACGTTTAATAGCCGGGTCTTACAAAGAATTGGCAGGAGCGTTTGAGGGTAGGTATGTGAAAGCCACATATTTAGACGTTGAGGTTGATGCGGGGAAGGAATGGTCATACAATTCTGAAGATGGATCCACGCTGTTTATTTACATTCTGCTCGGCAGTGGAATCTTCGATCCAGAACGATCCGAAGTCATCGAAAACAAGCGAGCAGTTCTCTTCGATGAGGGTGAGCTATTTTGGGTTAAGGCAGGGACAGAAGGAATCAGGTTTCTTCTTTTATCGGGGAAGCCTTTGAAAGAACCTGTAGCATGGGGTGGCCCCATAGTTATGAACACAAATGAGGAGCTTGAACTTGCTTTCAGGGAACTAAGCGATAATTCTTTCGTCAAGAGTGACCGGAGATAG
- a CDS encoding APC family permease — protein MKKSLKFWDLVALEVGMTIGAGIFVYMPIAYKSAGVGAIVAFIFAFLPMAIIMINVMLLGSTLPTTGGTFKYGAFLFSPKAAFLGLWAYLFGAFVGLFPLNALALASYMKGIWDGISVLPVALIILAFFFAVNLLGLKMASIVEIVFVALLFVAIAIYTVPGMAKIDSRNLEGLFSKGLGSMVYASALLTFTFAGSNAVIELGGEVENPRRNLPLSVLLSLSIVLVCYLLMAIVSFGVGKEVMINGNLNDVASNYLNGFLFYVFAFGGPILAIATTINATYMWGTRSLLALCRLRVFPSKLGLVNKRGTPWVLLTIIWLLSSIMLLSVGESGLNLFATFASIGGIAVIVPTMFAVFRLKKNETLRKMAPAIVRRKLFIFIPILGVVFSIVIMLILLYQVGVDFSTSFFLFFIIWEVIGIIYFIFRLKYLNRMKDNPFAKDDLSAFDD, from the coding sequence ATGAAGAAATCACTCAAGTTTTGGGATCTTGTTGCTCTAGAAGTAGGTATGACTATTGGTGCCGGCATATTTGTCTACATGCCGATAGCTTACAAGAGCGCCGGGGTTGGGGCCATCGTCGCCTTTATCTTTGCCTTTCTTCCTATGGCAATAATAATGATAAATGTCATGTTGCTTGGATCGACACTTCCCACTACAGGAGGCACGTTCAAGTACGGCGCTTTTCTCTTCTCACCCAAAGCTGCATTCCTTGGCCTTTGGGCATATCTCTTCGGTGCATTTGTGGGACTTTTCCCGCTGAATGCTCTGGCGCTGGCATCCTACATGAAAGGAATCTGGGATGGGATTTCTGTCTTACCTGTCGCTTTGATAATTCTCGCATTCTTCTTTGCGGTCAACCTGCTCGGGCTGAAGATGGCTTCTATAGTAGAGATAGTATTTGTTGCTCTCCTCTTTGTAGCAATTGCCATTTACACCGTTCCCGGCATGGCAAAAATCGATTCGAGAAACCTCGAGGGCCTTTTCTCAAAGGGATTGGGTTCAATGGTCTACGCTTCTGCGCTCCTGACATTTACTTTCGCCGGTTCAAATGCGGTAATAGAGCTAGGCGGAGAAGTGGAAAATCCCAGGAGAAATCTCCCGCTTTCCGTATTATTATCTCTTTCAATTGTTCTGGTCTGCTATCTGTTGATGGCAATTGTCTCTTTTGGAGTAGGAAAAGAGGTAATGATAAACGGCAATCTTAACGATGTAGCTTCGAATTACCTTAACGGATTTCTTTTCTACGTCTTCGCATTCGGTGGCCCAATTCTCGCTATTGCCACAACAATAAACGCTACATACATGTGGGGAACGAGATCTCTTCTGGCTCTCTGCAGGCTCCGAGTCTTTCCATCCAAACTTGGTTTAGTCAATAAGAGAGGAACTCCCTGGGTTCTGTTGACAATCATATGGCTTCTCTCTTCAATCATGCTGCTTTCTGTTGGCGAATCTGGGCTTAACCTCTTTGCAACCTTTGCTTCAATAGGCGGAATAGCGGTAATCGTTCCCACGATGTTTGCAGTCTTCAGACTGAAGAAAAATGAGACTCTTAGAAAAATGGCTCCTGCAATTGTCAGAAGGAAATTGTTCATCTTCATTCCCATTCTCGGTGTAGTGTTTTCAATAGTTATAATGCTTATTCTTCTCTACCAGGTCGGAGTGGACTTCAGCACCTCTTTCTTCCTGTTCTTCATCATCTGGGAAGTGATCGGAATAATATACTTCATCTTCAGATTGAAATATCTCAATCGAATGAAAGACAACCCATTCGCTAAAGACGATTTATCTGCGTTCGACGATTGA
- a CDS encoding SatD family protein, whose translation MGLYAVITADIIQSRKQVLSFERIEQTLASFAGEHLVKSFALSRGDEIQGVVSDLSVIVSLVRRLRYVMRPLALRVGMSIGEIEDDKLKKAGTSWDLSGEVFFSARDALDMAKKSRVSNTFFLCSDDFLSTALNTSLSLLETIESGWTEKQWQAVHVYEREGTYEKAARVLGVTAPAVQQHCDKAGWNVVRAAEKELAKLISLSLKI comes from the coding sequence ATGGGTCTTTATGCGGTCATTACCGCCGACATTATTCAGTCCCGAAAGCAGGTGCTTTCATTTGAGAGAATTGAGCAAACTCTTGCTTCCTTCGCAGGAGAGCATCTCGTCAAGTCGTTCGCACTGTCAAGAGGCGACGAAATTCAAGGCGTAGTATCTGATCTAAGTGTCATCGTATCGCTGGTGCGAAGGTTAAGATACGTTATGCGGCCTTTAGCCCTTAGGGTGGGGATGAGCATCGGCGAAATAGAAGATGACAAACTTAAGAAGGCTGGGACTTCGTGGGATTTGAGCGGAGAGGTTTTCTTCAGCGCAAGAGACGCTCTTGACATGGCAAAGAAATCAAGGGTTTCTAACACGTTCTTTCTTTGCAGTGATGATTTCTTGTCCACTGCACTGAACACGTCTCTTTCTCTATTGGAGACTATTGAAAGCGGCTGGACTGAAAAGCAGTGGCAGGCCGTTCATGTATATGAAAGGGAGGGGACCTACGAGAAGGCGGCCAGGGTTCTGGGAGTTACTGCTCCGGCCGTGCAGCAGCATTGTGATAAAGCTGGCTGGAACGTGGTCAGGGCGGCGGAGAAGGAACTGGCGAAATTGATCTCTCTTTCATTGAAAATATAA
- a CDS encoding right-handed parallel beta-helix repeat-containing protein — MKRVLVLILEFVRSWLLIMLLIPFGLLFAENMETPVDNYKPPTEVSGTIAEDTVWTIAQSPYLVRATITISPNVILTIEPGVEVLIVQNQDFIVNGTLRAVGNEANPIVFTGTAQVPGWWRSINIQGEGSAYLEWCEVSFAGASTGAGVLKSGTGSLRLVNSVVRRVRGDGLRISAGYSSFESINNAFMYNTNGIRLGINASYSDQSSTFISNEVDIHLDGGAITGIVKWGASGDYSMTVTGDVSINAGASLEIVPGTVVKLRQNNRFLVYGQFQARGVEDQQIYFTDLRDDTVGGDSNRDGSETLPEKGWWRSINIQNEGSAVLEWCTIAYGGRSDGATLLKSGTGSIRISNSAIVRSSGDGLRVTAGYSLFESSDNYFGYNSVGLRLGINASFSDLTSHFESNDLDVHLDGGTISSSVVWGASSEYSMVTGGDIVVAAGASLKVMPGTVIKLKQNNRILVYGHLEAAGQDSAPIYFTDFRNDLVGGDANRDGEDTSPASGWWRSINLLTEGTANFEYCTIGYLGVSDMAGVIKSSTGAFSILNSTIHDVTGDGLRIDNAAGGAEVRYSTLSYNTGAGLYYKTDGVQIEALTIASNGIGIRLPAGCSVEVDEQTYFDGNNIAIQIDPATISGKVTWGAPDYISILMNGSVSVASGASLTVKPGSVVKIAQNALMAVDGELIASGTEENPIFFTETRDDSVGGVIPGDGSLPEAGWWRSINIRNEGKAIFDWCRIAYAGRSDGAAILKSGTGSLRISNSVLSNTSGDGLRLSAGYSSFEHFQNEYSDNTIGVRLGINASFADVTTTFEDNSTDIHLDGGAISVATSWGSSSDYSMVITGDVSIAAGASLSILPGTVVKFRQNNRILVYGSLKAIGEADLPIYFTDLRDDLVGGDANRDGEETTPAPGWWRSIGIMTDGTASFEHCVIRYAGYGDRSGVLKSSTGAVSMTDTVIEKVAGDGFRADNAAGGVKIARSTFSENSEAGLNCRTDGVSVEESVFVSNDTGVRAIANGSLVIDDKTYFSENSKDIYVEAATISGRVIWRVPEHLSLLLSGSTSITRDARLEIKPGTVVKMAQNSLITVDGEFIALGTEEEPVFFTDQRDDSAGGDSNRDADATLPVKGWWNSINIRESGSAELDFVDIGYSQNGIVRAGSGSFTLTNSTIHDVSGDALKILAGYSSLNLSNNHFLRNGTGVRMAVNVSFDDPLARFEENAIDVHVDGGTIDADTVFGLSSEYSFYISAEITVSKDATLEIRPGTVLKFAEYRGLRISGRLKSIGTEEEPITFTDWRDDSAGGDANHDGDASLSEPGWWRSIYIQEEGSAELEWAQVMYGGYGDKAGIFKTGSGSLSVRNISVSNTAGDGLQLSNSTGFVEVIESSFFGNSTGVGISSSQTAPISFADCIFEENAVYGVRNDSQVEVVAVDCWWGDITGPHHPSLNYRGTGNSVSDNVIFDPWIGKDELMNETESEEVPSENAQEVVQETVLAEWIEVSSDGLCYEVPSSWFDDSEGYRLELEGDENSKPVSRWFDAESGSENIFFVIARVKPEFLEDEKEEIRLSMEVVEESERLIAGEPGIWIELTAPQWDVERTIYSHVYQPGEDGYCLSIGFAAKMGFWSQNEPIFERIMDTVRYCVN; from the coding sequence ATGAAGAGAGTTTTGGTGCTCATTTTAGAGTTCGTTAGATCTTGGCTGCTGATAATGCTTCTTATACCTTTTGGATTGCTTTTTGCGGAGAACATGGAAACACCTGTTGACAATTACAAACCTCCCACAGAGGTTTCTGGAACTATAGCCGAGGACACGGTATGGACGATAGCGCAAAGCCCATACCTGGTTAGGGCGACAATAACGATTTCTCCAAACGTTATCCTCACAATAGAGCCCGGCGTGGAAGTTCTCATAGTCCAAAATCAGGATTTCATCGTTAACGGTACGCTGAGGGCCGTTGGCAACGAGGCAAACCCGATTGTCTTCACCGGTACTGCTCAGGTACCAGGTTGGTGGCGATCGATAAATATTCAAGGCGAGGGATCGGCATATCTTGAGTGGTGCGAGGTCTCATTTGCAGGCGCGTCAACGGGTGCCGGCGTTCTCAAATCGGGAACGGGTTCTCTGAGACTTGTAAATTCAGTTGTTCGAAGGGTAAGAGGAGACGGCCTTCGGATTTCGGCAGGTTACTCTTCCTTTGAAAGTATCAATAATGCTTTCATGTATAACACAAACGGTATTAGGCTCGGAATAAACGCATCCTACTCTGATCAGAGTTCGACCTTCATATCGAACGAAGTGGACATACACCTTGACGGTGGAGCTATTACAGGAATTGTGAAATGGGGAGCCAGTGGGGATTACTCCATGACTGTTACCGGTGACGTCTCTATAAATGCCGGAGCATCGCTTGAAATCGTACCGGGAACAGTAGTCAAATTGAGACAGAACAACAGGTTTTTGGTTTACGGTCAATTTCAGGCAAGAGGAGTAGAAGATCAACAGATCTACTTCACCGATTTGCGTGACGATACAGTGGGCGGAGATTCCAACAGAGATGGGAGCGAAACGCTTCCCGAAAAGGGATGGTGGAGGTCGATCAACATCCAGAATGAAGGCTCGGCCGTTCTTGAATGGTGTACCATAGCCTACGGAGGCAGATCGGATGGTGCAACTCTGCTCAAGAGTGGGACGGGCTCTATCAGGATATCTAATTCAGCGATTGTAAGAAGCTCCGGGGATGGGCTTAGAGTGACTGCAGGGTACTCTCTATTTGAATCTTCGGACAACTATTTCGGGTATAACTCGGTTGGTTTGCGGTTGGGCATAAATGCATCTTTCTCTGATCTAACTTCGCATTTTGAAAGCAACGATCTGGACGTGCATCTAGACGGCGGGACGATTAGCTCCAGTGTAGTGTGGGGTGCAAGCAGCGAGTATTCGATGGTAACGGGCGGCGACATTGTTGTCGCTGCGGGAGCTTCATTGAAAGTGATGCCCGGAACTGTAATCAAGCTCAAGCAGAACAACAGAATCCTCGTATACGGTCATCTTGAAGCAGCTGGTCAAGACAGCGCCCCGATTTATTTCACAGACTTTCGAAACGACCTTGTCGGAGGGGACGCAAACAGAGACGGTGAAGATACTTCTCCTGCAAGTGGCTGGTGGCGCAGCATAAATTTGCTTACAGAAGGTACCGCGAACTTTGAGTATTGCACAATCGGGTATCTTGGAGTAAGTGATATGGCAGGAGTAATTAAGAGCAGTACCGGAGCCTTTTCTATTCTGAACAGCACTATTCACGACGTTACCGGTGACGGATTGAGGATCGACAATGCCGCAGGCGGTGCGGAAGTAAGGTATTCAACACTCTCTTACAACACAGGTGCCGGACTGTACTATAAAACCGACGGCGTCCAAATTGAGGCGCTGACCATAGCTTCCAACGGAATTGGGATAAGACTCCCGGCGGGCTGTTCGGTCGAGGTTGATGAACAGACCTATTTTGATGGGAACAATATTGCAATACAGATCGACCCCGCCACAATCTCAGGCAAAGTTACGTGGGGAGCACCTGACTATATATCCATATTGATGAACGGCAGTGTTTCAGTTGCATCGGGGGCAAGTCTTACCGTTAAGCCCGGCAGCGTAGTTAAGATAGCTCAGAACGCACTAATGGCAGTAGACGGAGAACTAATTGCGAGCGGAACAGAGGAGAATCCGATCTTTTTCACTGAGACTCGCGACGACTCTGTTGGAGGGGTGATACCGGGTGATGGTTCTTTGCCGGAAGCAGGCTGGTGGAGGTCTATAAACATACGTAATGAAGGTAAGGCCATTTTCGACTGGTGTAGAATTGCTTATGCCGGTCGTTCCGATGGGGCTGCAATATTGAAGAGTGGAACCGGCTCTCTAAGGATATCGAATTCAGTTCTGTCAAACACATCTGGAGACGGTCTGCGCCTTTCTGCGGGTTATTCATCCTTCGAGCATTTTCAGAACGAGTACTCTGACAATACAATTGGAGTCAGGTTAGGTATAAACGCTTCATTTGCCGATGTAACCACCACGTTCGAAGACAACTCAACAGATATTCATCTTGATGGTGGGGCGATAAGTGTTGCAACATCGTGGGGATCGAGCAGCGACTACTCTATGGTCATAACTGGTGACGTGAGCATCGCGGCCGGCGCTTCTCTGAGCATTCTCCCTGGTACGGTGGTCAAATTCAGGCAGAACAACAGAATCCTTGTTTACGGTAGTCTCAAGGCAATCGGAGAAGCGGATCTGCCAATCTACTTCACCGACTTGAGGGATGATCTAGTTGGCGGAGACGCGAACAGAGACGGTGAAGAGACCACCCCCGCTCCTGGCTGGTGGAGATCGATAGGCATTATGACTGACGGCACGGCGAGTTTCGAACACTGTGTGATTCGATACGCTGGATACGGTGATCGGTCCGGAGTTCTAAAGAGCAGTACTGGAGCGGTTTCAATGACAGACACGGTAATTGAAAAGGTTGCAGGGGACGGCTTCAGAGCAGATAATGCTGCCGGAGGAGTGAAGATCGCCAGATCAACTTTCTCAGAAAACTCCGAAGCCGGACTGAACTGCAGGACGGACGGGGTTTCGGTAGAAGAATCCGTCTTCGTATCCAATGATACGGGTGTAAGGGCAATCGCAAACGGCTCTCTGGTAATAGACGATAAAACCTACTTCTCTGAAAACAGCAAAGACATCTATGTAGAAGCGGCAACTATTAGCGGTAGAGTGATCTGGAGAGTTCCGGAACACTTGTCCTTGCTCTTGAGCGGCAGCACTTCAATTACAAGAGATGCGAGACTTGAGATCAAGCCGGGAACTGTAGTTAAAATGGCTCAAAACTCTCTGATCACTGTCGATGGGGAGTTCATCGCGCTTGGAACTGAAGAAGAACCCGTCTTCTTCACCGATCAACGTGATGATTCCGCTGGTGGCGATTCCAATAGAGATGCCGATGCTACCTTGCCGGTCAAGGGCTGGTGGAACTCCATAAATATTAGAGAATCCGGATCGGCTGAACTGGACTTCGTTGACATCGGCTATTCGCAAAATGGCATTGTAAGAGCCGGTTCGGGATCATTCACATTGACCAACTCTACTATCCATGATGTTTCTGGAGATGCACTAAAGATTCTTGCAGGATATTCAAGCCTTAATCTCTCGAACAACCATTTCCTTAGAAATGGGACCGGAGTAAGGATGGCAGTTAATGTCTCTTTCGATGATCCGCTGGCTCGATTCGAGGAAAACGCGATAGATGTACATGTTGATGGCGGGACAATAGACGCCGATACGGTCTTTGGTCTAAGCAGTGAGTATTCTTTCTATATCTCAGCTGAGATAACAGTCTCAAAAGATGCGACTCTTGAAATAAGGCCCGGCACAGTCTTGAAGTTTGCGGAATACAGGGGATTGAGGATTTCCGGCAGGCTTAAGTCGATTGGGACCGAGGAAGAGCCGATAACATTTACCGACTGGCGAGATGATTCCGCTGGGGGAGACGCAAATCATGATGGTGATGCCTCACTTTCTGAACCTGGTTGGTGGAGGTCGATCTACATACAGGAAGAGGGCAGCGCAGAACTTGAGTGGGCACAGGTTATGTATGGCGGTTACGGGGACAAGGCGGGTATTTTCAAGACAGGTTCTGGATCGCTGAGCGTTAGAAACATTTCGGTCTCGAACACTGCCGGTGATGGCCTTCAACTAAGCAACAGTACAGGATTTGTAGAAGTTATAGAATCTTCGTTCTTTGGTAATTCAACTGGAGTAGGGATTTCCTCCTCGCAGACCGCTCCTATATCGTTTGCTGACTGTATCTTCGAAGAAAACGCCGTCTATGGTGTCAGAAACGACAGTCAGGTCGAGGTAGTTGCTGTAGATTGCTGGTGGGGCGACATTACAGGTCCTCATCATCCTTCTCTCAATTACCGGGGAACCGGGAATTCGGTGAGTGACAACGTGATATTCGATCCATGGATAGGAAAGGATGAGCTCATGAATGAGACCGAAAGTGAGGAAGTACCCTCTGAGAATGCTCAAGAGGTAGTTCAAGAGACCGTTCTTGCGGAATGGATAGAAGTCTCTTCGGACGGACTGTGCTATGAAGTACCTTCTTCCTGGTTCGATGATTCGGAGGGGTACAGACTCGAACTGGAGGGCGATGAGAATTCGAAGCCGGTAAGCAGATGGTTTGATGCTGAATCCGGGTCAGAGAATATTTTCTTTGTCATCGCTAGAGTGAAACCGGAGTTCCTTGAAGATGAAAAAGAGGAAATCAGACTCTCTATGGAGGTTGTTGAGGAGTCTGAAAGGCTCATTGCCGGGGAACCCGGCATATGGATAGAACTTACGGCGCCCCAGTGGGACGTTGAGAGAACAATCTACTCACATGTCTATCAGCCCGGTGAAGACGGGTACTGTCTATCGATTGGATTTGCAGCTAAGATGGGCTTTTGGAGCCAGAACGAACCGATTTTCGAGAGAATCATGGATACAGTGAGATACTGTGTGAACTGA
- a CDS encoding Two component regulator three Y domain protein — protein MKKPIIFILSLSLIFLLLGCPVVNKSPEVTKLDGASGKVTEDSCTFQWSGSDADGSIIKYEYRKDFAGWESNGKETGYTWAYYSEGEHTFEVRALDDEGAYSEIIVWTFNYDPPNVPPIVTKTGGLEGETEESSNTFSWTGNDPDGEIARFELRRDLGEWSDAELSNEYTWNGYSEGEHTFEVRAQDNEGAYSEIIVWTFNYDPPNVPPAVTKIGGIEGETENASNAFSWSGNDPDGAIVEYEYRKDTGAWIGNGMENEYVWGDYSIGNHSFEVRARDDEELYSQTVVWNFEYILNNNAPTVTKTGGIEGDTTRYLNTFTWIGSDSDGSIERYEYRKDHGEWINVGTDSSYTWRGYSEGNHVFEVRALDDGGAYSQIVIWSFTYSYANQPPIITKIGGLEGNIDVPSNSFSWTGSDSDGTIARYEYSRDGGDWIDFGLGTGYTWSDYPEGIHSFKVRARDDRGAYSDEAVWSFTYSIPPQEMGAFKVVNSWGVGGWENVPDGFLYITYEAMKENQVRCFTIDPRDNYEPRAIAVFEISHGIRDDCEITIGVGNPSSPIREKRFDDYSYRGGQYPFPDNKMVLDITELLPFEDETLFLKVFDSFSNFTTGSIEFFSVEVFDSYQSGVPVAIYTSTETPKNTVNNSFVNVQIHNVVAAQGSSYYLSSIREGLSTEMLELLKADLGVLEEGGNYNEIIDGHGTGLRPPSEDDWDEIARTWHLMDGFSFQGSLPSTVDHSVSPYFPPVGDQGSEGSCVAFSNGYYTSTFYEARDRGWDLSGASWTNGGEPTPSYQNRIFSPDFIYHQINDGEDGGSSYLDAQKLLSRVGVSSWERMPYDTSDHTSWPSESAWREAPRYRNGMNVISYLTVRTDQDILTIKSYLAAGYLVSVSIDANQYKNLTEKDVWNTSTYIYPDTNHANTIVGYDDIFNGSL, from the coding sequence TTGAAAAAACCTATTATATTCATTCTGTCTTTGTCTCTTATTTTCCTGCTGCTCGGATGTCCGGTCGTTAACAAATCGCCCGAGGTCACAAAACTAGATGGTGCGAGTGGAAAAGTAACGGAAGACAGTTGTACATTCCAATGGTCAGGAAGTGACGCCGACGGTTCAATTATTAAATATGAGTATAGAAAGGACTTCGCTGGCTGGGAGAGCAATGGAAAGGAAACCGGGTATACTTGGGCCTATTATTCCGAAGGTGAACATACGTTCGAAGTTAGGGCGCTCGACGATGAAGGGGCATATTCGGAGATAATCGTCTGGACCTTCAATTACGATCCGCCAAACGTGCCCCCAATAGTCACAAAGACCGGTGGTCTTGAAGGAGAAACGGAAGAGTCGAGTAATACATTCTCGTGGACGGGAAACGATCCAGATGGTGAAATAGCGCGATTCGAACTGAGAAGAGACTTGGGAGAATGGAGCGATGCTGAGCTTTCCAATGAATACACATGGAACGGTTATTCCGAAGGCGAACACACTTTCGAAGTAAGGGCACAGGACAATGAAGGAGCCTATTCGGAGATAATCGTCTGGACCTTCAATTACGACCCTCCCAATGTGCCACCAGCAGTGACAAAGATCGGTGGAATTGAAGGAGAGACAGAGAACGCCTCAAACGCCTTTTCCTGGTCGGGCAATGATCCCGATGGAGCAATAGTTGAATACGAATACAGAAAAGATACTGGGGCCTGGATTGGCAATGGAATGGAAAACGAATACGTCTGGGGCGATTACTCTATCGGTAATCACTCTTTTGAGGTTAGGGCAAGAGACGACGAAGAATTGTATTCTCAAACTGTTGTCTGGAATTTCGAATATATATTGAACAATAATGCTCCGACAGTTACAAAGACCGGTGGAATTGAAGGCGATACGACCAGGTATCTCAATACCTTTACCTGGATCGGAAGCGATTCCGATGGATCGATAGAACGGTATGAATACAGAAAAGACCACGGAGAATGGATTAATGTAGGTACTGATTCTAGTTATACGTGGAGGGGATATTCAGAGGGAAATCATGTCTTCGAGGTTCGCGCTCTGGATGACGGAGGGGCGTATTCGCAGATAGTTATCTGGTCATTCACTTACAGCTACGCGAATCAGCCCCCGATCATTACGAAGATCGGCGGTCTTGAAGGCAATATAGACGTGCCAAGCAATTCATTTTCATGGACAGGCAGCGACTCAGATGGCACGATAGCAAGATATGAATACAGCAGGGATGGCGGAGATTGGATAGATTTCGGTCTTGGTACAGGCTATACATGGAGCGACTATCCCGAGGGAATCCATTCGTTCAAAGTAAGGGCGCGGGATGACAGAGGGGCTTATTCGGATGAAGCAGTCTGGAGTTTCACATACAGCATTCCTCCGCAGGAGATGGGGGCCTTCAAGGTCGTGAATTCATGGGGAGTCGGTGGTTGGGAGAACGTTCCAGATGGCTTCCTGTACATTACATACGAAGCGATGAAGGAGAACCAGGTTCGCTGTTTCACTATAGATCCGAGAGACAACTACGAACCGAGAGCAATAGCTGTATTCGAGATCTCGCATGGAATAAGAGATGATTGCGAGATAACGATTGGAGTCGGCAACCCTTCTTCTCCCATAAGAGAAAAGAGATTCGATGACTATAGCTATAGAGGAGGGCAATATCCTTTCCCGGACAACAAGATGGTGCTGGATATCACCGAACTCCTTCCCTTTGAGGATGAGACATTGTTCCTGAAGGTATTTGATTCCTTCAGTAATTTCACTACGGGAAGTATCGAGTTCTTTTCGGTGGAAGTATTCGACAGTTATCAATCTGGAGTTCCCGTCGCGATATACACTTCGACCGAGACACCAAAGAACACCGTAAACAACTCATTCGTGAACGTGCAGATTCATAATGTTGTTGCAGCACAGGGCTCTTCATACTACCTTTCAAGCATAAGGGAGGGATTGTCAACGGAAATGCTCGAACTTCTTAAAGCAGACCTAGGGGTCCTCGAAGAAGGAGGAAACTACAATGAGATCATTGACGGACACGGTACTGGTCTGCGTCCTCCTTCTGAAGACGATTGGGATGAAATCGCCAGGACCTGGCATTTGATGGATGGCTTCTCATTCCAGGGAAGCTTACCATCAACTGTAGATCATTCCGTTTCGCCTTACTTTCCTCCCGTAGGAGATCAGGGCAGCGAGGGCTCGTGCGTAGCCTTTTCAAATGGGTACTATACTTCCACTTTCTACGAGGCCAGGGACAGAGGCTGGGACCTCAGCGGTGCAAGTTGGACAAATGGCGGTGAACCTACTCCTTCGTATCAGAACAGGATATTCAGCCCTGATTTTATCTATCATCAGATAAATGATGGGGAAGATGGCGGTTCATCTTACCTAGATGCCCAGAAGCTTTTGTCGAGAGTGGGAGTGAGCAGCTGGGAGAGGATGCCTTACGATACGAGCGATCACACTTCATGGCCTTCCGAATCTGCATGGAGAGAAGCTCCTAGATACAGGAACGGTATGAATGTAATTAGCTATTTGACCGTAAGGACGGATCAGGACATACTGACTATCAAGTCCTATCTCGCCGCGGGTTATCTGGTATCTGTTTCAATAGACGCCAATCAGTACAAGAACCTTACAGAGAAAGACGTCTGGAACACATCAACTTACATTTATCCCGATACTAATCACGCAAACACAATAGTTGGTTACGACGACATTTTCAACGGCTCTCTTTGA